In candidate division WOR-3 bacterium, the DNA window GAGTTCAATGGAGTCATAGGACTTTAGTCAGAATGAATAAAATCACCAACAAGATTGATTTTTAAAGAACTAAGGGGGGTTATGAAAGCAGATCCAAAGGGTGTATTGACTGGTGCCCATTATCTTGATGGAGACTACGCATGTGCTGAAGGAGCAATCGCTGCGGGTTGCAGATTTTTCGCTGGTTATCCAATTACTCCTTCAACCGAAGTAGCCGAGCGGGTTGCCCAGAGGTTTCCGGAAGTTGGTGGGGTATTCATTCAGATGGAAGACGAAATTGCATCTTCTATTGCAATCCTTGGTGCATCCTGGGCAGGGAAGAAATCAATGACTGTTACTTCTGGCCCTGGTTTTTCTTTGATGCAGGAGCACATTGGACTGGCTGCCATGCTTGAGACACCTTGTGTGATTGTTGATGTCCAGAGGGGTGGGCCATCTACAGGATTACCAACCCTTACCGGACAGGCTGATATGATGCAGGTCCGATGGGGTTCGCATGGTGATTATGAGATAATCGCCCTTTCGCCAAATTCTCCACAGGAGGCATTTGACCTGACGATTGATTGTTTTAATCTTTCTGAACTATATCGGGTTCCGGTATTTTTGATGATGGATGAGTGTGTTGGACATATGACTGAAAAAGTGGTCATCCCAAAACCGGAAGATATTGAACTTGTAGAAAGACGGTGGTACACAGGACCGAAAGAATCTTATCTTCCTTTCAAACCAGATGAGGATTTAGTTCCCCGAATGGTAAAGGCGGGTGATGGATACAGATTCCATGTCACCGGTTTAACCCATGATGAGCGTGGCTATCCAGTTATGAACTGGCAGGCACAGGAAAAACTGGTGCGCCGGCTTGTAGAGAAGATTCGCAAGAATGCAGATAAGATTATTCGTTATGAAGAAGAAGAAACTGACGGTGCGGATGTGGTAATTGTCTCTTATGGAATTTCAAGTCGTGTTGCCTACAAGGCGATTTCCGATGCCCGGAAACAGGGGATTAA includes these proteins:
- a CDS encoding 2-oxoacid:acceptor oxidoreductase subunit alpha, giving the protein MKADPKGVLTGAHYLDGDYACAEGAIAAGCRFFAGYPITPSTEVAERVAQRFPEVGGVFIQMEDEIASSIAILGASWAGKKSMTVTSGPGFSLMQEHIGLAAMLETPCVIVDVQRGGPSTGLPTLTGQADMMQVRWGSHGDYEIIALSPNSPQEAFDLTIDCFNLSELYRVPVFLMMDECVGHMTEKVVIPKPEDIELVERRWYTGPKESYLPFKPDEDLVPRMVKAGDGYRFHVTGLTHDERGYPVMNWQAQEKLVRRLVEKIRKNADKIIRYEEEETDGADVVIVSYGISSRVAYKAISDARKQGIKVGFLRLIVVWPFPEKRIYELAGKVKALITVEINYGQIALEVERCAKGRCKTLLVPHGGGWVHNPDDILDAIKEGLK